A single genomic interval of Fibrobacter sp. UWB13 harbors:
- the pyrE gene encoding orotate phosphoribosyltransferase, which produces MNNTDTFVHFLVESGALKFGNFVTKSGRETPYFINTGEFRTGASLSKLAEFYAAAFMVHFDGKAQNLYGPAYKGIPLCAATAMKLSDVYAQNLTFTYNRKEVKDHGEGGSLVGYKYTEKTNVVIIEDVITAGTSVNETMQALSQIENANVVGLLISVDRKEKLENGKSALQTVQDEYGIEAHSIVNINDIIAFLESEENRKAINAPEGILDRVYAYREKWGAV; this is translated from the coding sequence ATGAACAATACAGATACTTTTGTACACTTTCTCGTAGAATCGGGCGCCCTCAAGTTCGGCAACTTCGTGACCAAGAGCGGTCGCGAGACTCCTTACTTTATCAACACTGGAGAGTTCCGCACAGGCGCATCCCTTTCCAAGCTTGCTGAATTCTACGCTGCAGCATTCATGGTTCACTTTGACGGCAAGGCTCAGAACCTCTACGGTCCGGCATACAAGGGCATTCCCCTTTGCGCAGCAACAGCCATGAAGCTTTCTGACGTGTACGCCCAGAACCTTACTTTTACGTACAACAGAAAAGAAGTCAAGGACCACGGTGAAGGCGGTTCTCTCGTCGGTTACAAGTACACCGAAAAGACAAACGTCGTCATCATCGAAGACGTGATTACCGCAGGTACATCCGTCAACGAAACGATGCAGGCTCTTTCCCAAATCGAAAACGCCAATGTCGTAGGTCTCCTCATTTCTGTGGACCGCAAGGAAAAGCTCGAAAATGGCAAGTCCGCGCTCCAGACTGTTCAAGATGAATACGGCATCGAAGCCCATTCCATCGTGAACATCAACGACATCATCGCATTCCTCGAAAGCGAAGAAAACCGCAAGGCAATCAACGCCCCCGAAGGAATCCTTGACCGCGTCTATGCCTACCGCGAAAAGTGGGGAGCCGTCTAA
- the map gene encoding type I methionyl aminopeptidase has protein sequence MAKIKVKSAKEIELIRDAGALAAETLIRAGEMCKPGVSTLEIDEFIGDYTRQHKGISACMGYHGYPRYACISINEVVCHGIPNANTILKDGDIVNIDITTILSGYHGDTSAMFCVGKVSDIARELVDTAKFCMEEGIRAAGERGAHWNDIGCAIQDIADEHGFSVVEDYCGHGIGRGFHEEPTVYHFRNYERCPFIEVGNVFTVEPMLNVGRPGTKTLSDGWTAVTRDGSLSAQWEHTVVKTKDGIDILTLPR, from the coding sequence ATGGCTAAGATCAAAGTAAAATCCGCAAAAGAAATCGAACTGATCCGCGATGCCGGCGCTCTCGCTGCCGAAACGCTGATCCGTGCGGGCGAAATGTGCAAGCCCGGCGTCTCCACGCTCGAAATCGATGAATTCATCGGCGACTACACTCGCCAGCACAAGGGCATCTCCGCCTGCATGGGCTACCACGGTTACCCGCGCTACGCCTGCATCAGCATCAACGAAGTTGTCTGCCACGGCATCCCGAACGCGAACACCATCCTCAAGGATGGCGACATCGTGAACATCGACATCACCACAATCCTCTCCGGCTACCACGGCGATACCTCCGCCATGTTCTGCGTTGGCAAGGTCTCTGACATTGCCCGCGAACTCGTCGATACCGCCAAGTTCTGCATGGAAGAAGGCATCCGCGCTGCAGGCGAAAGAGGCGCACACTGGAACGACATCGGCTGCGCCATCCAGGACATCGCCGACGAACACGGCTTTAGCGTTGTCGAAGACTACTGCGGTCACGGCATCGGTCGCGGCTTCCACGAAGAACCGACCGTCTACCACTTCCGCAACTACGAACGTTGCCCGTTCATCGAAGTCGGTAACGTCTTTACGGTCGAACCGATGCTCAACGTCGGACGCCCGGGAACAAAGACGCTCTCTGACGGCTGGACAGCTGTGACCCGCGACGGCTCTCTCAGCGCCCAGTGGGAACACACCGTCGTGAAGACCAAGGATGGCATCGACATCCTCACGCTCCCGCGCTAA
- a CDS encoding DEAD/DEAH box helicase, producing the protein MSDEIKEETKERVNPFLTPVKIIEPKNKLPDYTFDMLPEEQKAILREHGWTELMPVQRKSIPYMLAARDMLVQSKTGSGKTGAYALPLLQVIVRDHPYPQALILVPTRELCIQVQEEFEKLSKGTGIKSVAIFGGVNYEPQIKALRSGVHVIVATPGRLMDHIQRGNVDLLSIRDLVLDEADEMLSMGFYPDMQKIRKYLPKAISCTMYSATIPQTVKSLAREFQRPGADFLSLSYDKVIANNLEHRYYTCDVMEKDSMTIKVLEYYHPESCMIFCNYKRDVSYLEQVLSGYGFEVGALSGDVAQSLREKTLNAFRDKKLKILICTDVAARGIDVDHVTHVIVYDHPADHEVYVHRSGRTARAGRSGLCISLITPVEEIDLRQTAVDFGINFIKMDPLTNEEIAKKVSERTRVRLEEVRKHFGGQKATERISRMLPLVKDLANGTTDDQMLLAYLLDRFAWKK; encoded by the coding sequence ATGAGTGACGAAATTAAAGAAGAAACGAAAGAAAGAGTAAATCCGTTTTTAACGCCTGTCAAAATTATCGAGCCTAAGAATAAGCTCCCCGATTATACGTTTGATATGCTCCCCGAAGAACAGAAGGCTATTCTCCGGGAACACGGCTGGACCGAACTGATGCCAGTCCAGCGCAAATCCATTCCTTATATGCTCGCTGCCCGCGATATGCTCGTGCAATCGAAGACGGGTTCGGGCAAGACTGGCGCATACGCCCTCCCGCTTTTGCAGGTCATCGTCCGTGACCATCCGTATCCGCAAGCACTTATCCTCGTGCCGACGCGAGAACTCTGCATCCAAGTGCAAGAAGAATTTGAAAAGCTCTCCAAGGGTACGGGAATCAAGTCCGTCGCTATCTTTGGCGGCGTGAACTACGAACCGCAAATCAAGGCTCTCCGTTCTGGCGTACATGTGATTGTCGCTACTCCGGGCCGCCTCATGGACCACATCCAGCGCGGTAATGTAGACTTACTTTCTATCCGCGACCTCGTCCTCGACGAAGCAGACGAAATGCTCTCGATGGGTTTCTACCCCGACATGCAGAAAATCCGCAAGTACTTGCCGAAGGCCATCTCTTGCACAATGTACAGTGCAACAATTCCGCAGACGGTCAAGAGCCTTGCCCGCGAATTCCAGCGCCCGGGTGCCGATTTCCTTTCGCTCAGCTACGACAAGGTCATCGCGAACAACCTCGAACACCGCTACTACACTTGCGACGTGATGGAAAAGGATTCCATGACCATCAAGGTTCTGGAATACTACCATCCCGAAAGCTGCATGATTTTCTGCAACTATAAGCGCGACGTGAGCTACCTCGAACAGGTGCTCTCCGGTTACGGCTTTGAAGTCGGTGCGCTCAGTGGCGATGTCGCCCAGAGTCTCCGCGAAAAGACGCTCAACGCCTTCCGCGACAAGAAGCTCAAGATTCTCATCTGCACAGACGTGGCCGCCCGCGGTATCGACGTGGACCACGTGACGCACGTGATTGTCTATGACCACCCCGCCGACCACGAAGTCTATGTGCACCGCAGCGGACGTACCGCCCGTGCAGGCCGCAGCGGTCTCTGCATTTCGCTCATCACACCAGTCGAAGAAATCGACCTCCGCCAGACGGCAGTCGACTTCGGCATCAACTTCATCAAGATGGATCCGCTCACAAATGAAGAAATCGCGAAGAAGGTAAGTGAACGTACACGCGTCCGCCTCGAAGAAGTCCGCAAGCACTTCGGCGGTCAAAAAGCAACCGAACGCATCAGCCGCATGCTCCCGCTCGTGAAGGATCTCGCGAACGGCACAACCGACGACCAGATGCTCCTCGCCTACCTGCTCGACAGATTCGCATGGAAGAAGTAG
- a CDS encoding fibrobacter succinogenes major paralogous domain-containing protein has protein sequence MERIKLFKLGLCSILALSAVQVFAAPPKTWDAIFNAEGQGEYGAAKIDGDIRFGEYTHYKNIQPVSFRILDDKFDFSVAGNMTVPAKMVEDPNFYENCRNTMEAWVSYFDKPRHFGNEDLIINIAGVDFACGNDLFNVHDLRIKFTNPQAQKAWVAELEGRQKYKREQLSAFRVAEQEHRAEIRDKSTSFTDPRDGQVYRIIKVEGREWFAQNVNYNVEGHSWCYEDKDSYCARSGRLYDLEGARKACPEGWHLPRDREWSDMLKGLTGCYDGVDKCGNFATKMKATTGWQGGGGTDEYGFTIFSSGYRKLLGKSTVRYEDMGEYAGFWSAQNGRNETIWLWAMGRMSDQMVRQLVPATAKNNGYSVRCINGN, from the coding sequence ATGGAGAGAATTAAATTGTTCAAACTTGGACTTTGCTCTATACTCGCTTTGTCTGCGGTACAGGTTTTTGCCGCTCCACCTAAAACGTGGGATGCCATTTTTAACGCTGAAGGTCAGGGCGAATATGGCGCCGCCAAGATTGACGGGGATATCCGTTTTGGTGAATACACTCATTACAAGAACATCCAGCCGGTCTCGTTCCGCATTCTTGATGACAAGTTTGATTTTTCCGTTGCTGGTAACATGACGGTTCCGGCAAAGATGGTGGAAGATCCGAACTTCTATGAAAACTGCCGCAACACAATGGAAGCCTGGGTTTCTTACTTTGATAAGCCGCGTCACTTTGGCAATGAAGATCTTATCATTAATATTGCAGGCGTGGACTTTGCGTGTGGCAACGACTTGTTCAACGTTCATGACTTGCGTATAAAGTTTACGAATCCACAGGCCCAGAAGGCTTGGGTAGCAGAACTCGAAGGCCGTCAGAAGTACAAGCGCGAACAGCTTTCCGCTTTCCGCGTGGCTGAACAGGAACATCGTGCTGAAATCCGCGACAAGTCCACTTCTTTCACGGACCCGCGTGACGGACAAGTTTACCGAATCATCAAGGTCGAAGGCCGTGAATGGTTTGCTCAGAACGTGAACTACAATGTCGAAGGACATTCCTGGTGCTACGAAGACAAGGACTCTTACTGCGCTCGTAGCGGTCGTCTGTATGACCTCGAAGGTGCCCGCAAGGCTTGCCCGGAAGGCTGGCACTTGCCGCGTGACCGCGAATGGTCCGATATGCTCAAGGGCCTCACGGGTTGCTACGATGGTGTGGACAAGTGCGGTAACTTTGCTACAAAGATGAAGGCTACGACTGGCTGGCAGGGCGGTGGCGGTACCGATGAATACGGTTTCACCATTTTCTCTTCGGGCTATCGCAAGCTTCTTGGCAAGTCTACGGTTCGCTATGAAGATATGGGCGAATACGCTGGTTTCTGGTCTGCACAGAACGGCCGTAACGAAACCATTTGGCTCTGGGCTATGGGTCGTATGAGCGACCAGATGGTTCGCCAGCTCGTCCCGGCAACCGCAAAGAACAACGGTTATTCTGTCCGCTGCATCAACGGTAACTAG
- a CDS encoding EcsC family protein — MLNFKEFKDKKNESIQEMFNSIIFNLITDIPDSLLCPNNDPDKRADVLIKQAALKAATVSTSLSIPAGFTGVLTSIPDIAAVWRIQAQLVSDIACTYGKFAMLSREAMVWCLFRHSAASLLRDVAVRTGSRIVVQKLSLTALQKLLQKIGVKISANFLGRIALRAIPAIGAIGNGAYTYFDTTEVGKTAMAYFKALEGIEKPELVENSIDKNPDSNEPSIEQSATGEKDAEATPDENV; from the coding sequence ATGTTAAATTTCAAAGAATTCAAAGACAAAAAGAACGAATCCATCCAGGAAATGTTCAACTCGATTATATTCAACCTGATTACGGATATCCCGGACTCGCTCCTTTGCCCGAACAACGACCCCGACAAACGCGCCGACGTACTGATCAAGCAAGCCGCCCTCAAAGCAGCCACAGTAAGTACCTCGCTCTCTATCCCGGCAGGTTTCACCGGTGTCTTAACCTCCATTCCTGATATAGCCGCTGTTTGGCGTATCCAGGCGCAGCTCGTCTCCGACATCGCCTGCACGTACGGCAAGTTTGCCATGCTCAGCCGTGAAGCGATGGTTTGGTGTCTGTTCCGCCACAGTGCAGCATCGCTCCTACGAGATGTCGCAGTCCGTACCGGCAGCCGCATTGTCGTCCAGAAGCTGTCATTAACAGCCCTCCAGAAACTGCTCCAGAAAATAGGCGTCAAAATATCCGCGAACTTCCTCGGGCGCATCGCCCTCCGAGCCATCCCGGCAATCGGAGCCATCGGTAACGGAGCCTACACATACTTTGATACCACCGAAGTCGGAAAGACCGCCATGGCTTACTTCAAGGCTCTCGAAGGTATCGAAAAGCCGGAGCTTGTCGAAAATTCTATAGACAAAAATCCAGATTCAAACGAACCTTCTATAGAACAAAGCGCGACTGGAGAAAAAGACGCCGAAGCAACTCCCGACGAAAACGTATAA
- the fusA gene encoding elongation factor G encodes MKDIQLHRNIGISAHIDSGKTTLTERILYFTKRIHAIHEVRGKDGVGATMDSMELERERGITIQSAATFANWTHTKTGEKDSINIIDTPGHVDFTIEVERSLRVLDGAILVLTGVEGVQSQSITVDRQMRRYHVPRVVFVNKCDRSGANPLRVAVMLKEKLNHKPCVMQIPIGLESNLKGVVDLLEMKAYYFEGDNGDDMIEKEIPEELVDQANEYREKLVDCCADYSDEVMEKAMEGEYGVDQIDKNLLKKVIREATIRLDITPVFMGSAHKNIGVQKLLDGVIDFLPCPTDVENKALDLDNNEAEVILKSEDNAPLVCYAFKLVNDRYGQLTYVRVYQGTLKKGDMITNMATGKKVSVGRLVRMHADEMVDITEAGAGDIVALFGIDCASGTTFTDGKNHYNMTSMHVPNPVIELVIEAKNRDDLDNMSKALNRFTKEDPTFQVEVDKESGQTIIKGMGELHLDVYIERMRREYKCDVTTGAPQVAYRETITRPAKFDYTHKKQTGGSGQYAKVVGEMRPMAVEGDQEKVYNFVNSVVGGRIPKEYIPSCDKGFQSCMEAGSLIGFPVVGIEMEVQDGAFHPVDSSDMAFQVAARMAFREAFAKAGAQILEPIMKVEIQTPTEFQGGVVGNVSQRRGSIVGTSEELGMTTITAEVPLSEMFGYATDLRSMTQGKAEFTMEFCKYLPVPKNIQEELIKKYGDKVKARA; translated from the coding sequence ATGAAAGACATTCAGCTGCACAGAAATATTGGTATTTCTGCTCACATCGACTCCGGTAAGACTACTCTTACCGAACGTATCCTCTACTTCACAAAGCGTATCCACGCTATCCACGAAGTTCGTGGTAAAGACGGCGTCGGTGCCACGATGGACTCCATGGAACTTGAACGCGAACGCGGCATCACGATTCAGTCTGCTGCTACGTTTGCAAACTGGACTCACACCAAGACCGGTGAAAAGGACTCCATCAACATCATCGATACTCCGGGGCACGTGGACTTCACGATCGAAGTGGAACGTTCTCTCCGCGTGTTGGACGGTGCTATCCTCGTCCTCACTGGCGTTGAAGGCGTCCAGTCCCAGTCTATTACCGTTGACCGCCAAATGCGCCGTTACCATGTGCCGCGCGTCGTGTTCGTGAACAAGTGCGACCGCTCTGGTGCAAATCCGCTCCGCGTTGCAGTCATGCTCAAGGAAAAGCTCAACCACAAGCCGTGCGTCATGCAGATTCCTATAGGTTTGGAATCCAATCTTAAGGGCGTGGTCGACCTTCTCGAAATGAAGGCATACTACTTCGAAGGCGACAATGGCGACGACATGATCGAAAAGGAAATCCCGGAAGAACTCGTCGACCAGGCTAACGAATACCGTGAAAAGCTCGTTGACTGCTGCGCTGACTACAGCGACGAAGTCATGGAAAAGGCTATGGAAGGCGAATACGGTGTCGATCAGATCGACAAGAACCTCCTCAAGAAGGTCATCCGCGAAGCTACCATCCGTCTCGACATCACTCCGGTGTTCATGGGTTCTGCTCACAAGAACATTGGTGTCCAGAAGCTCCTCGACGGTGTTATCGACTTCCTCCCGTGCCCGACCGACGTTGAAAACAAGGCTCTCGACCTCGACAACAACGAAGCTGAAGTTATCCTCAAGTCCGAAGACAACGCACCGCTCGTCTGCTACGCATTCAAGCTCGTGAACGACCGCTATGGCCAGCTCACCTACGTCCGCGTTTACCAGGGTACCCTCAAGAAGGGCGACATGATCACCAACATGGCAACCGGCAAGAAGGTTTCCGTTGGCCGTCTCGTCCGTATGCACGCTGACGAAATGGTGGATATCACCGAAGCCGGTGCAGGCGACATCGTTGCTCTGTTCGGTATCGACTGCGCATCCGGTACGACATTCACGGATGGCAAGAACCACTACAACATGACTTCTATGCACGTTCCTAACCCGGTTATCGAACTTGTTATTGAAGCCAAGAACCGTGACGACCTCGATAACATGTCCAAGGCCCTCAACCGCTTCACGAAGGAAGACCCGACGTTCCAGGTCGAAGTTGACAAGGAATCTGGTCAGACCATCATCAAGGGTATGGGCGAACTCCACCTTGACGTTTATATCGAACGTATGCGCCGTGAATACAAGTGCGACGTGACGACTGGTGCTCCGCAGGTGGCTTACCGCGAAACCATCACCCGCCCGGCCAAGTTCGACTACACCCACAAGAAGCAGACCGGTGGTTCTGGTCAGTACGCTAAGGTCGTCGGTGAAATGCGTCCGATGGCTGTCGAAGGCGACCAGGAAAAGGTCTACAACTTCGTCAACTCCGTCGTCGGTGGCCGTATTCCGAAGGAATACATCCCGTCTTGCGATAAGGGTTTCCAGAGCTGCATGGAAGCAGGTTCCCTCATCGGCTTCCCGGTTGTCGGTATCGAAATGGAAGTCCAGGATGGTGCATTCCACCCGGTCGACTCCTCTGATATGGCGTTCCAGGTTGCAGCCCGTATGGCCTTCCGCGAAGCTTTCGCTAAGGCTGGCGCTCAGATCCTCGAACCGATCATGAAGGTCGAAATCCAGACCCCGACCGAATTCCAGGGCGGTGTCGTGGGTAACGTTTCCCAGCGTCGTGGTAGCATCGTTGGTACTTCCGAAGAACTCGGCATGACCACGATTACTGCTGAAGTTCCGCTTTCCGAAATGTTCGGTTATGCTACGGACCTCCGTTCCATGACCCAGGGTAAGGCAGAATTCACGATGGAATTCTGCAAGTACCTCCCGGTTCCGAAGAACATCCAGGAAGAACTCATCAAGAAGTACGGCGACAAGGTCAAGGCTAGAGCCTAA
- a CDS encoding LytR C-terminal domain-containing protein has translation MFRNYSKTLHLNFAVGVSSAVLAAFLFAGCEEEKPAPVVREVRSIKGEVEVLNSCSMKGAATKMQAFLRNNGFDVVHIENERLQNYEETVIVLRNPEWEGAQALAATLKTKNVLVLLNKNATVDAVVHTGRDFQQIIEPDQGEQNDSNK, from the coding sequence ATGTTCCGCAACTATTCAAAAACGCTCCACCTAAACTTTGCCGTAGGAGTTTCTTCGGCTGTTCTAGCCGCATTCCTCTTTGCAGGCTGTGAAGAAGAAAAGCCGGCTCCTGTTGTTCGCGAAGTCCGCAGCATCAAGGGCGAAGTCGAAGTGCTGAACAGTTGCAGCATGAAGGGCGCAGCCACAAAAATGCAGGCGTTTTTGCGCAACAACGGATTTGATGTCGTCCACATCGAAAACGAACGACTCCAGAACTACGAAGAAACGGTCATCGTGCTCAGAAACCCGGAATGGGAAGGTGCTCAGGCACTCGCCGCCACCTTAAAGACCAAAAACGTCCTCGTTTTGCTCAACAAGAACGCGACCGTCGATGCCGTCGTACACACCGGAAGAGATTTTCAACAAATAATAGAACCCGATCAGGGAGAACAAAATGACAGCAACAAATAA
- the argS gene encoding arginine--tRNA ligase, translating into MNSFNAEIAKALAATGAFDEEAALKLISVPPDTSHGNYTIPCFSLAKTLRKAPKLIAEDLAAKVQLPAGLSKVEAVNGYLNFFIDRGFLAKSTLDEIAAKGLEYGHAASNGKVVCIDYSSPNIGKELAFHHLRSTMIGNSLARIYKAAGYKVERINHLGDWGTAFGKLIVMYLREKLPTDEATLNALTVKELNILYASFSKASKEEPGLEDEARAAFTKLEQGDEFYRKLWTAFRAATLKELMRIYDMMGVGFDHYTGESFFEDKIPAVLDELREKNLLVNSQERDVVMLDEFDLNPCLIRKSDGSTLYATRDLAAAIYRKKEYNFDKCLYVVDLGQALHFKQVFHVLKKMGREWYKDMYHIPFGVILQMVDGKWEKGKTRTGTASLLRDVIEAAQKKILEFIDEKNPTLENKELIARQIGISALTFNDLKNSRLKDVRFDWDAVMSFEGDTGPYVQNAHVRLCSIMRKAGYTVPVADVDYAQLTDDAAYSLINILAKKGEKILAAVKDDEPSVLAQYALEIAEAAHKFIHEDRVLGSAEEKSRLFLVQSTQIVLENVLDLLGLFPIRQM; encoded by the coding sequence ATGAACTCATTTAATGCAGAAATCGCAAAGGCACTTGCAGCAACTGGAGCTTTTGACGAAGAAGCCGCATTGAAACTTATTTCCGTACCGCCTGATACAAGTCACGGCAACTACACCATTCCTTGCTTTTCTCTCGCAAAGACACTCCGCAAGGCACCGAAGCTCATTGCCGAAGATTTAGCCGCCAAGGTTCAGCTCCCGGCAGGGCTTTCTAAAGTTGAAGCCGTGAACGGCTACCTCAACTTCTTCATTGATCGCGGATTCCTCGCCAAGTCTACACTCGACGAAATCGCCGCCAAGGGTTTGGAATACGGCCACGCCGCATCGAATGGCAAGGTTGTCTGCATCGACTACAGCTCCCCGAACATCGGTAAGGAACTCGCCTTCCACCACTTGCGTTCTACAATGATCGGTAACTCGCTTGCCCGCATCTACAAGGCTGCCGGTTACAAGGTCGAACGCATCAACCACTTGGGCGACTGGGGCACAGCATTCGGTAAGCTCATCGTGATGTACCTCCGCGAAAAGCTCCCGACCGACGAAGCCACTTTGAACGCACTTACCGTGAAGGAACTCAACATCCTTTACGCTAGCTTCTCCAAGGCTTCCAAGGAAGAACCCGGTCTCGAAGACGAAGCACGCGCCGCATTCACGAAGCTCGAACAGGGCGATGAATTCTACCGCAAGCTGTGGACCGCATTCCGTGCCGCAACGCTCAAGGAACTCATGCGCATTTACGACATGATGGGCGTTGGCTTTGATCACTACACCGGCGAATCCTTCTTTGAAGACAAGATTCCGGCAGTGCTCGACGAACTCCGCGAAAAGAACTTGTTGGTGAACAGCCAGGAACGCGACGTGGTGATGCTCGACGAATTTGACCTGAACCCGTGCCTTATCCGCAAGAGTGACGGTTCCACGTTGTATGCAACACGCGACCTCGCTGCCGCCATCTACCGCAAGAAAGAATACAACTTTGACAAGTGCCTTTACGTGGTGGACTTGGGACAAGCTCTCCACTTCAAGCAGGTGTTCCATGTGCTCAAGAAGATGGGTCGCGAATGGTACAAGGACATGTACCACATTCCGTTCGGCGTGATCCTCCAGATGGTCGATGGCAAGTGGGAAAAGGGCAAGACCCGTACCGGTACGGCAAGCCTCCTCCGCGACGTGATCGAAGCCGCCCAGAAGAAGATTCTCGAATTCATCGACGAAAAGAATCCGACTCTCGAAAACAAGGAACTCATTGCACGCCAGATCGGTATCAGCGCTCTTACCTTTAACGACCTCAAGAACAGCCGTTTGAAGGACGTCCGCTTTGACTGGGATGCCGTGATGAGCTTCGAAGGCGACACAGGTCCGTACGTGCAGAACGCACACGTCCGTCTTTGCAGCATTATGCGCAAGGCCGGTTACACCGTTCCGGTGGCCGACGTGGATTACGCACAGCTTACCGATGACGCCGCCTACAGCCTCATCAACATTCTCGCCAAGAAGGGCGAAAAGATTCTCGCCGCCGTCAAGGACGATGAACCGAGCGTGCTCGCACAATACGCACTCGAAATTGCCGAAGCCGCACACAAGTTCATCCACGAAGACCGCGTGCTCGGATCCGCCGAAGAAAAGTCCAGACTCTTCCTCGTGCAGTCTACACAGATTGTGCTCGAAAACGTCCTCGACTTGCTCGGCCTCTTCCCGATCCGCCAGATGTAA
- the purU gene encoding formyltetrahydrofolate deformylase, with translation MTRYILQILCPDQKGLIAGTTQVLAKAGANIIDLQQHTAKDIETFFLRAVFDIEADGIPEVKRHLETIAPHLQLNWKLFDTSKTERVAIFVSKTDHCLYDLLLKRRDGDLPCEFSCIVGNHPDLGPVGGSFGVPFYYVPSNPDKTIPENRFREIIEETKTDTIVLARYMQILTAQFTEEFKYRIINIHHGFLPAFKGAKPYHQAWHKGVKIIGATAHFATEDLDQGPIICQDIQRVPETASIDELVELGKDIEKRTLSQALKLWLEHRVFVHAGRTFIL, from the coding sequence ATGACTCGTTATATACTCCAGATCCTTTGCCCCGACCAAAAAGGGCTCATTGCCGGCACTACGCAAGTTCTTGCCAAAGCCGGAGCCAACATTATCGACCTCCAGCAACACACTGCCAAGGACATCGAAACGTTTTTCTTACGTGCCGTATTCGATATTGAAGCGGATGGCATTCCCGAAGTCAAAAGACACCTCGAAACCATCGCCCCGCATCTCCAGCTGAACTGGAAATTGTTCGACACCTCCAAGACCGAACGCGTTGCCATTTTTGTTTCCAAGACAGACCACTGCCTTTACGACTTGCTCCTCAAGCGCCGCGATGGCGACCTTCCCTGCGAATTCAGCTGCATCGTGGGTAACCACCCGGACTTGGGTCCTGTCGGTGGCTCCTTCGGCGTGCCGTTCTACTATGTGCCGTCCAACCCGGACAAGACGATTCCCGAAAACCGTTTCCGTGAAATCATCGAAGAAACCAAGACGGATACAATCGTTCTTGCACGCTACATGCAGATCTTGACCGCACAGTTCACAGAAGAATTCAAGTACCGCATCATCAACATCCACCACGGGTTCCTCCCCGCATTCAAGGGAGCAAAGCCCTACCACCAGGCATGGCACAAGGGTGTGAAGATTATCGGTGCAACAGCCCACTTTGCCACAGAAGACCTCGACCAGGGGCCAATCATTTGCCAAGACATCCAGCGCGTTCCCGAGACAGCAAGCATTGATGAACTCGTCGAACTCGGCAAGGACATCGAAAAGCGTACGCTTTCGCAGGCACTCAAGCTTTGGCTTGAACACCGCGTTTTCGTCCACGCAGGCAGAACGTTTATTCTCTAG
- the rsfS gene encoding ribosome silencing factor: protein MTATNNQDFSETVKLGAGILFELRAQNVQLIDLRGVKNEADYFLIATCESEAQMQAILNELTKEFKARKLHYVGVEYKEGVRWAIFDAGLDLMVHLFEEEKRNEISFDRLYADGKLMNLDEHDFIREDAKKSGDDNELI from the coding sequence ATGACAGCAACAAATAACCAAGATTTTTCTGAAACCGTTAAGCTTGGTGCAGGTATCCTTTTTGAACTTCGCGCCCAGAACGTGCAGCTCATCGACCTCCGCGGCGTAAAAAACGAAGCGGACTACTTCCTCATCGCCACTTGCGAAAGTGAAGCTCAGATGCAGGCAATCTTGAATGAACTGACCAAGGAATTCAAGGCTCGCAAGCTCCACTATGTCGGCGTTGAATACAAGGAAGGCGTGCGTTGGGCAATCTTCGATGCTGGTCTTGACCTGATGGTTCACCTCTTCGAAGAAGAAAAGAGAAACGAAATTTCCTTCGACCGCCTCTATGCAGACGGCAAACTCATGAACCTCGACGAACACGACTTCATCCGCGAAGACGCTAAGAAGTCTGGAGACGACAATGAACTCATTTAA